In the genome of Streptomyces sp. NBC_00259, the window AGCGTCGTACGCCACCGCGAGCACTGAGTCCGAGGTCAGCGCGGTGCCCGGATCCGGGTCGGGTAGTGATCGGCCACCACCCTGGCCATCGCCCCGATCCGGTCCGTGACGATCTCCTTGGCCGCGAAGAAGCAGTGGCCGCGCACCTCCGGGTGGCCGCACGCCAGGGTGAGGTGGCGTGAGAGTTCGGCCGGGTCCTGCCACGGGGCGGGCTGGGCCGGGTCACCTGCCTTGTAGAGCGCCTCGCCGATGTAGAGGTCGACCCCGGTGCCCCGCACCGTCTTCGCCCACCAGGGCACCAGTTTCGCGTAGTCGGCCACGGCCAGCCCGATGTGCCAGTACAGCTGCGGGACGATGTAGTCGATCCATCCCCGGCGCACCCACGTGCGGGTGTCGGCGTACAGATCGTCGTACGTCTGCACGCCCGCCCTCGTGTCGGAGCCGAGCGGGTCGGTCGCGGCGTTGCGCCAGACCCCGAACGGGCTGATGCCGAAGCGGACCCGGCTGTCGATGCGCCTGATCCGTGCGGCCGTCTCGCGCACGAGCAGATCGATGTTGTTGCGCCGCCAGGCCGCCCGGTCGGGGAAGTCCGCGCCGTACTCCTCGTAGGCCGCGTCGTCGTCGAAGACCTCGCCGGCCACCGGATACGGGTAGAAGTAGTCGTCCCAGTGCACGGCGTCGATGCCGTACCGCTCTACGGCGTCGAGCATCGCGTCCTGGACGAATGCCCGCACTTCGGGCAGTCCCGGGTTGTAGTAGAGCTTTCCACCGTATGGAAGCACCCATTCGGGGTTGCGCCGTGCCGGATGGTTCGGGGCGAGCCGGCTCACATCGGTGTGCGTGGCGACCCGGTACGGGTTGAACCAGGCGTGCAGTTCCAGCCCGCGGGCGTGGGCCTCGGCCACCGCGGTGCCCAGCGGGTCCCAGCCGGGGTTCCGCCCCTGGACGCCGGTCAGATACGCCGACCACGGCTCGTACGGCGAGGGCCACATCGCATCGGCGGTCGGCCGGACCTGGAAGATCACTGTGTTGAGCCGGCGGGCCACGGCCCGGTCGAGGTACGCGAGCAGCTCCGCGCGCTGCTGGGCGGCGCTCAGTCCGGTCCGCGAGGGCCAGTCCCGGTTGGCCACCGTGGCCAGCCACATCCCCCGGAACTCCTGGGGGCAGCTGCGGCGCCGCGCGGACGCCGCTGCCGCCTTCCCGGTCATGGCCAGTGCGGCGAGCGTGCCGGCCGCCG includes:
- a CDS encoding glycoside hydrolase family 10 protein; translation: MRQITRRGFVTAAGTLAALAMTGKAAAASARRRSCPQEFRGMWLATVANRDWPSRTGLSAAQQRAELLAYLDRAVARRLNTVIFQVRPTADAMWPSPYEPWSAYLTGVQGRNPGWDPLGTAVAEAHARGLELHAWFNPYRVATHTDVSRLAPNHPARRNPEWVLPYGGKLYYNPGLPEVRAFVQDAMLDAVERYGIDAVHWDDYFYPYPVAGEVFDDDAAYEEYGADFPDRAAWRRNNIDLLVRETAARIRRIDSRVRFGISPFGVWRNAATDPLGSDTRAGVQTYDDLYADTRTWVRRGWIDYIVPQLYWHIGLAVADYAKLVPWWAKTVRGTGVDLYIGEALYKAGDPAQPAPWQDPAELSRHLTLACGHPEVRGHCFFAAKEIVTDRIGAMARVVADHYPTRIRAPR